Below is a window of Deferribacterota bacterium DNA.
AAATTTGTTTGTAGTCCAGTGTTGTAAAGACCCATTATAACACAGGGGATAAGGGCTATTATTACAACAGTCATAATCCTTTTTATCTCAATGCCATCTCTTATGTGGGTGAAGCCCTTAGTTGTTTCTCCTGGCGTGTATAAAAAGGTATCTACCATCTCAAAGATTGGGTACAATAAGTGGTATTTTCCACCTTTTTCAAAATGTTTTCTACTTTTCTCTAAAAAAGACTGTAATCCCATCAATATTCCTTTGCTAGCGTATTTAATACCTTTCTTAATTTTGGCGCATAGTCTATTTTGCCTGGACACACAAATGTAACAAGCGATAAATCTTCTTCGGCTAAGCCCAAAACACCCATTTTTTCAAGGCTATCTAAATCTTCCACTAATAAATATTTTAAAAAATATGTTGCATTTATTTTAAAAGGAAAAACTTTTTCATATATCCCAATTGGAATTATTGGTCTGTGTGATCCTTTTAGGGATGTATCAAAACTATACTTTTTTATAGATAAAAATTTGGATAAAAAGGCCTTTGTTGTCGAATAAACATTTGTACCTGGTAAAGCCCAACCCATAAATTTTCTAATAGATACGTCTTTTATAGCTGTTATTTGATTATTATAAAAGCCCAAATAACTTAGAGGCCCATCTCCTTTATGTCCATAGAGAGGGCTTCCAGAAATTATTCTTGTTCTATTTTTATCTTTTAGTTCGTTTTTAGTTATATCACCTAAATATGCACCAATTGGCACATTTATTAATCTAGGGCTTTTAAATTCATCTCCTGATAGTGCTACTATTTTATCTTTTTTAATCCTTCCTGTTGTAAATAAATGGCCTATTGCAATAACATGTTGATAATCAATATACCACACTAGCTTACCTTTTTTAATTGGATCTAGGTAAAATATCTGTGTACCAACTAGCCCAGCTGGATGTAGATTATTAAAATGAATCTTCCTAATATTTTTTTGAGCGACATTAATATCTAAATTTTTTGGTATAGTTAAAAATATTTTTTGTGATAATTTAGAAATAACATTCAAACCTATATTAAAATGTTCATTATATTCATCTAAAATAACCTTTGTTGAGGGGCATAGTGGCCTTGTATCTATTGCATTTATTATTATAGATGAAGGATTTTCTTCTGGATTAGCTACTGAATCAAAGGGTCTTTTCTTTATAGAAATAAATAATCCGCTTTTAATTAAAAGCTCTATTATCTCATCTTTTGTATAGTTATCAAGTTTTCCAATATTATAATTTGTTTCTTTTCCACTATAATCTTTTTCAATCACAACTGATAATAATACTCTTTTTTCTCCTCTATTTATATTTTTTAAAGTACCTGAAAAGGGAGATATGAATTTAACATTCGGATTTTTTTTGTCATAGAAAATTGCTTCCCCTGATCTTATGCTATCCCCTTCCCTTTTTAAAAAGGAGGGCTTAAGCAATGGAAAGTCTGAACCTAAATAGGCAAAGTAGGCACTTTCTTTCCTTCCATCTATCACCTGTTTAGGCGCACCTTTAATTGGTATGTTAAGGCCTTTCTTGATTGTAATATTAGTCATAATATTAATTTATAACTATTCTATTTATATATAATATTTATATATATGTCAATATTTAAATAATTTATATTTAAATATTTGAGACTAGGTATAATAGATTAATTTTTCCTTTTTTTTTGTCACTTTGCCAATTATTGAAGCGCTATAGCCTGCATTTAATAATTCTTCAAGCAGTAGTTGTGATTGATTGCTCTGTAGTGTTATTATTAAGCCGCCTGAAGTTTGGGGATCAAAAAGAAGCATTAATAGAGGGTCTTTTATGTTTCTATAATCGGTAAAGGCACTTAAAAAGGCCTTAATCCTATAAGCCCCAGCTGGTATAAGCCCCATTGATGAATATTCTAATGCTTTCTCCATAATAGGAATCTTTTTAGTATTAATTGTGATGCTATAGTCAGAACTTTTAGTCATTTCGTAGAGATGCCCTGTTAATGAAAAACCTGTTACATCAGTGCAGGCAGAAATATTATATTTTTTCATAATTTTGCTAGCTTTTGAGTTTGAGGTTAGCATACTTTCTGTTGCATCGTTAATTGATTCGCTACAGGCGAGATCGGCTTTTATTGCAGTTGATATAACACCTGTTCCAATGGGTTTTGTTAAGATAATATCATCATCTAGATTTATTGTGTTATTTCTATATAATTTCTTATCCTCGTTAATACCAGTAATAGCAAAACCAAACTTTAATTCTTCATCTTCTAGTGTATGGCCACCCAAAAGGATACAATTTTCTTTATTTAGCTCGCAAACAGCCCCTTCAATTATTCTTTGGATAATCTCTTTATCTAATTGGCAATTATATAATAATATAGAGAGAGCTGTTTTAGGCACCCCTCCCATAGCAAAGATATCACTCATTGAATTAATTGCTACAATTCTTCCAAAGGTATAAGGATCATCTACAATAGGGGTAATTAAATCTATAGTTTGAACTATATAGATATTATTAAGTTTGTATACTCCTGCATCATCAGATGTATCAAAGGATAGAATAGTATTATCATCTTTTTTTATGGGAATTCTACTTAAAAGATTGTAAAGGTCCTCCGGACCTACTTTAGCTGCTCAACCAGCAGCCTTAGTTAAACTAGTTAATTTTACCATTTTATAAATATTCTGACTATATGTTAGTATGGTGTTCCTCTTTTTAATTATTGTGTAAAATTAGCTTTTATATTAACCTTCAAGATCTTTACATGCTTTATAGATTATATTAAAAAGGTCTTCTATATCTTCTTCTTCAATACATGAAAAAGCTATGCGTAAATCTGTTTTGTTGACCGATACAGTCCCCACACCATAATTTTCTAAAAGATGCACTCTTAACGCTTCAGCATCAACTTTGGCTAATTTTAAACACATAAAATATCCTGAGTTGAAGGGATAATATTCAAATGCTTCAGAATAGTTATTTTTATTAAAGACCTCTTTAATCTTAAGGGCTCTTCTTCTTAGGATCTCTCTTTTTTCTTCTCTTTGTTTTTTGAAATCAGGATGATTTAAACCATATAAAACAAATGTTTGTGATGCATGTGGACAATTTGAGATTGTTCCCCTAATTAGGCCGGCAACTTTGCTCTCCAAAGCTTTTAGCATATTTTCTTGGGGCGTATTATTAGTGGAAGCAAAGGTTATAAAACCAACCCTAAAACCCCATACAAACTCTTCTTTTGTTGCTCCATCGAGTTTTATTGCTAGCAGATTATCTGATCTATTGGCAAGCAGTCCAAATATAGACTCATCAAAGGTATTATCCTCATAGTTTAAACCAAAGTAAGCGTCATCTACTAGAGCAATTATTTTTATATTATTATTTGCAAGCTCTACCAATCCATTGGTAAGCTCAACAACCTCATTTTTAGAAGGCATATAACCTGAAGGGTTGTTTGGAAAATTTAGTAATACCAAGACCTTTTCTTTTATTTTGCCACACTCTTCAACTTTGCCTAAAAAATCCTTTATATTAAATTTTTTATCCTTTGTAAATGTCGGGAAGGTTGATATCTCAGCTCCTCTCCTCACAGCAAAGACCTGCCTGTAGTTTCCCCAGTATTTATCAGGGGTAACTATATTATCACCTTTATCTATAAACATATCAGATACTATAGATAAACCGTGAGTTAGGGCATTGGTTACAAGTGGTAGGGATAGATATTTACCTTTAAGGGATGGATTGTCTTTTATCATCTTTTCTTTCCATGCTTTTCTTAACTCTGGTTTACCTGTATTTGGTGCATATGGGAATAGATCCTCAGGCTTAAAGATTTTTAGTGGTTCATATATACAATCTAGATACATAGGTTTTTTCTTTTCAAGAGCAATACCAATTGTAGCATTGTATTTATATGCTTTTTCTTTTGCCTCTGCTGTTTGTGTTAATATGCCTTTTGGCATAAAGAGTTGTTTTCCTAAATCTGACAACATATTAAATACATTTACATTTTCCTCTTTTATTGCATTGTTTAGTTTTTCTGCTAAGGGATTCATACTTGCCTCCTCGTATATTTCATTAATTAACAGTAATTAAACATCTGACATATTTATTATACCACATATTTAATGATTGCAATACTATTATTAACTAATTATATTATTTGGAAAAGGAGGTGCTTTATGGATAATGTATTAGAAGCTCTTAAATTAGCTTATGAGGCTGAGAAAAATGGATTAAGGATGTATTTGGGCTTGGCAAAAAAAACAAATGTTATTTCTGGAAAAAATATGTTTATACAATTGGCATCAGACGAGGTTGATCATTTGGAGCTTATAGAAAAATTTATTGATAAAAAGATGGCTGGTAAGCCTTATGAGAATATTGAGGTTCCAAAGGGAAGGCTCTCTAAGATTGTGCCAAACGTTGATGAGAGTAGTTTGCAGCCTGTCGAAAAAGCGTACGTATCAGATGAGGATGCATTAAATACTGCTTTAAGCCATGAAATGAAGGCAAGAGATTTCTATTTGGAGGAGAGTAGAAAAGCAGAAAATGAGGAAGTTAAAAAATTATTTGAAGATCTTGCAGCTGTGGAAGATAAGCACTATATGATAATTCAAGCTGAATTAGATTATATACATAAAGATGGTTTTTGGTTTGATACTGCAGAATTTTCTCTGGAAAAAGAAGGGTAAACATGTATTAGATTTTACTAATTAAGAACTTGATTTTGAGGCAAGGGCATAGAAATTATTTGTTTTTATTGTAAAGGGGTGATAACTTTCTTAGTTTAGCAACAGAGTCTTTTAGCAAACTAACAGCCCTTGGAACCTCCTCTAACCTATTGAATCTACCAAAACTAAATCTAATAGTGCCATGAATATCTATCGGGTTGATTCCAATGGCTTTCAAAACATGTGATGGTCCTTCTTCTGAAGAACAGGCGCTCCCCGTCGAACAACATATCTCTGGTGTATAGGCCATTAATGCTTCACCTTCAATATATTTAAAAGATATATTGCTAATGTTACAAACCCTATTAGAAACATCTCCATTGATATAAATATCTGGTATCTCTTTTAAAAGTAATTCTTCAAATTTATCTCTTATTGCTTTGGTATGCTTAACCTCGTTGTCTAATTCTTTATTGATAATATCACAGGCCTCAGCTAAACCTATAATATAGGGAACATTTTCAGTGCCAGATCTAATTGAATATTCTTGACCACCACCATGTATTAACGGCACAATTTTATCTTTTAATGAATTTTCAATATATAATGCCCCTATGCCCTTTGGGGCATATATTTTATGACCAGAAAAAGTTAAAAGATCAACACCTAATTCGTTAACGTCAATTTTCATTTTCCCTATAGCTTGAACTGCATCAGTATGCACAATAATATTCTTAGGCTTTGCAATATTTACTACATCTTTCATTGGCTCTATTGTACCAATTTCATTATTTGCGAGCATAATTGATATGAGTATAGTATTATCATTTATGCTTTTTTCTAATGAACTTAAATCAACAGTGCCTTTTTTATCAACAGGTAAATATGTTACAGTGAAACCGGCTGTTTCTAACCATTTCATAGTTTCAGAAACTGCCTTGTGCTCAATTGAGCTTGTGATAATATGATTACCTTTATTTTTTAGAGCAAAGGCTATACCCTTTAAAGCTAAATTATCTGATTCGGTACCACTGCCAGTGAAGATTACTTCTTCAGGTAAAGCATTGATTAATTTTGATATATTTTCCCTTGCTATTGCTAAATCCTCATTAACTTCTCTGCCTAGCAGATGTATGCTCGAAGGATTTGCAAACTTATCAGTAAAATAAGGTTTCATTGCATTATATACCCTTGAATCAACTGGAGTTGTTGCGCTATTGTCAAAATAGATCATTTATATGCTCCTAATATTTATTCAGATTTTAAATCTACATATGTAGCTTCATTTAATTGTTTTTTTAGCTTATCAATCTCTTTTTCTAATCTATCAATCTTATTAATAAGATTTTTGATTATTGTTGCCGATGGATCGGGTAATTTGTTGTGGTCTAAATCAAATACTTTTTTGCCTTTATTAATTGTAATTTTACCAGGTATACCAACCACGGTTGAATTATCTGGGATATCTTTTATAACCACTGTGTTTGCCCCAATTTTAGAATTTTCTCCAATATTTATTGGTCCTAATATTTTTGCTCCTGCACCTATTACTACATTGTTGCTAACAGTGGGGTGTCTTTTTTCTTTTTTAAGGCTAACGCCACCTAGGGTAACACCATGGTATAATAATACATCATTACCTATTTCAGCTGTCTCCCCTATTACAACGCCCATGCCATGGTCAATAAAAAATCTTCTGCCTATTTTTGCGGCAGGATGTATTTCTATGCCAGTTAAAAATCTATTTATATGTGATAGTAGTCTAGCTAAAAATTTTAGATGTATATTCCATAATGAATGTGCAAATCTATGTAATAGTAGTGCATGGAAACCTGGATAACAAAATATTATTTCTAATATATTTCTACAAGCCGGATCTTTTCTAAAAGCAGTTGTTATATCTTCTTTTAGAATATTTAAAAGCTTCATATGCTTAAGATTATACTATTAATAAAATTTTTCAATTTAATTATTGAAAAAAATACAATTAATATATATAGTATTAAATACTTTAGGTGCTAATATGCTAATTAGTTTAATTTATGCTACCTTGTCTGGTGTTTTGAAAGTTCTATTAGCAAATTATTTTTTTTATGGATGGTATATTACTATGGTCTTGCGGCCTTAGAGGTGTAGATTTATATAACATAGAGGCCGCAAGTCCTCACGGATTTGCGGCCTTTTTTTATGGATAAATTTAAAAGAGGTGTTAGAAAATGGCTAACAATATGTTATATGCTCAAAAAGAAAATATTGGATTCTTAGATGAGCTAGGTATTAGTAATGATAATTTTTTCATTATAGCTGGGCCCTGTTCGGTAGAGACTAGAGAACAGTTATTAGATATTGCCAATTTTGCTAATAATGCTGGTGCTTCAATGCTACGTGGTGGTGCATATAAGCCAAGAACATCTCCCTATTCTTTTAGAGGCTTGGGCAGAGAAGCCTTGGAATATTTATTAGAAGCAAAAAAGTTCACAGGTTTGCCTATTGTAACAGAGGTCATGAATACAAGCGAAATCGAATATATGTATGACTATATTGATGTATTTCAGGTTGGTTCAAGGAATATGTATAATTATGATCTTTTAGAGGCTTTAGGAAGACAAGATAAGCCGGTATTATTAAAGAGAGGCCTATCAGCAACAATTGATGAATTTTTACTATCAGCTGAATATATACTGTTAAAGGGAAATAAAAAAGTGATATTGTGTGAACGAGGGATTAGGACCTTTGAGAATGTAACAAGAAATACCTTGGATATATCAGCAGTACCTGTTCTAAAAGAAAAGACCTGCCTACCAGTTATAGTTGATCCCTCACATGCTGCTGGTAACAAAAATTATGTTATACCTTTGTCATTAGCTGCTATTGCAGCAGGTGCTGATGGAATAATGGTAGAGGTGCATAATGAGCCAGAAAAAGCTTTGAGTGATGGGAAACAATCTTTAGATTTTGATATGTTTAGAAAACTTATATCTCTTATAAGGGAGACCTTCGCAAAGAAGATTATATAAATGCCGAAGGGGGGACTCGAACCCCCACGGTCATTTGACCACCACCCCCTCAAGATGGCGTGTCTACCAGTTCCACCACTTCGGCATTTATTCTCTAAATATAATATATAAAATAAATGTCAATATATTATTTAAAAAAACATTTTTTAAATTATAATCAATATTATGAAAATTTTATTAGCTGACGATGAATTTAAGCTTAGAAAAATGATAGCTATTCAATTAAGAAAAAGAGGATACATTGTATTGGAGGCTTCAAATGGTAAAAAGGCTGTTGAATTAGCTATTAATGAAAGGCCAGATGTAATTATTTTGGATATAAAAATGCCAGAGATGAATGGTTTGGAAGCTTATGAAAAAATTAAGAATAGTAAGAATTTTGACAATATCCCAATAATAATATTATCCGCTCAAAACGATAAGGATAGCTTGGATAAAATAAAAAAGCTAAATATAGGGCATCATCTCTATAAGCCTTTTAGTTTTACTGAGCTTGTTAGAGTTATTAAAAATGTTTCATAAATAATAATTTGGAAGAATTAATGAATATACATTTTGCTGGAAGCGATAAAGAGCTAAACAAGCTAAGGCATAAACTACATGGTGGTGTAGAGTTTACAAGTTATGAAGATGCTGATTGTGTTTTTTTGGAGATTTCAAGTAGGGAAGATTTTAAGAAATTGCCTAATAAATTTTTAAAACCAACATATTTTTATATAACTAATGAAGATCCTGCCTTATTAAAATATACTAATGGTTATAATGTAAAAGGCACTATCTACTCATTTTTCAACAAAAACTTAATATTACAGCGAATTAATCTAAAAACTGATAAAAATAGGACATTAAATAGAAGGAAACCCTCTATTTCTATTGATAGTATATATAAAAAAGCAGAATCTATACCATCGCTTCCCACAATTGCATCAGAACTAATAAATTTAACAAGGGATATAAACGCACAAATGAAAAAGATAGTTGATACTATAAAGATGGACCAAGGACTTGCTTCGGCAACTCTGAGACTTGTTAATTCTCCCTTTTATGGTTTAAGGGTAGAGATAAATAGTATAGATAGAGCAGCTGTTTTACTTGGTTTTAGAAATTTAGCTAAATTGGCTGTTGCTATTTCATTTAGACAATTTTATACAAAGAATTTCTCTATTTATAATACAACTGGTATAAGGCTTTGGATGCATTCCTTTAATGTTGCAAGAATTGCTGAGAGTATTGCCTCACTTAATAGTGCGCTAAATATACAATCAATTTACTTGGCAGGGCTATTACATGATATAGGTAAGATAGTTCTTGTTGATTTTTTATATACAAGTACAAAGTCTATAGAAGATGAAGCAAAGCAGACTGGTTTTAATCATGCTGAGGTGGGGAGTATTCTACTAAAAAAATGGAATATAGCCCCACAGATTGTTGATGCTGTTACAAAACATCATCATTTGACAGATAATATATTTAATTTAACAATATACTACTCAAATATTATTGAAAGGAAGAAAAAGCTTGATAGCAGTATAATTGATGAAGTCTCTAATAAAATTGGCGCAGATAATAATCTCTTAAAAGAGAAGATACAAAATATTAAAAGCTCCGTAATGTGACAGCGGCTTAAGGTATATTAAATGAATTATATAATAGATACTGATGGTGGAATTGACGATATCTTTGCCTTGGCTTATGCATTTGATAAAAAGAGAAATAATATAAAGGCCATTACAACAACTATAGGTAATATTGAGGTTGAGCAGGCTATTTTTAATGTTAGATTTTTTTTAGATCTATTTAATATAAATTTTGAAAATATATTTATTGGCGCTTCACACTCGTTAACACCATTTATAGTGGAGAGAGCTGAAAAAATACATGGTCTAGATGGTTTTGCAAATATTGTTGGTAGATATAATAAAAGTAAAATAGATAGTTATTATGCAAAACCTAGTGCTCCACATTATATTATTAAATGTGCAAAAGAGTTAAAAGAAGAGCTAACTATTATAACATTAGGTCCATTAACAAATATCGCTATTTCATATGTTTTAGACCCCTATAGTATGGGTAGTATTAATAAAATAGTTTCTATGGGGGGTGCTATATATTCTAAGGGCAACTATAATGGTTATGCTGAATTTAATGTTGGCTATGACCCAAATGCCTTTTATATAATTTTAAAGTCAGGTATTCCCTTAGAATTAGTTAGTCTTGATATAACAAGAAAAATATCTCTTTCAAGTGAGGATTTTTGTCTTGGTTCTAAAAATATCTTCTATGAAGCTGCAAAATTCTATGAGAAAAAAACTAAAGGCAGTCTTTATCTCCATGATCCATTAGCTGTGTATCTGACTTTTTCTAATAATAAATATACAAAAAAGTTAGATATTGACATAGAGTTGTTTGATAAAAATAAGAGAGGATTAATCACACAAGCTATTAGTAGCATGAAAAATAGTAGTATTATATATCACTATGATGCTAATTTTAATGAGTTCAGAGAAAAGCTAATAAATAGTATAAAAAATTATTTATCTTAATTCTAAAATTATAGCAGTTAAGTTGTCTAATACATTTATATAGGTTGATTCAGGTAAACAATAGTAGCCTTGGACGGCCTCAGCATCCCTTGAAAGGACAAAGAATATGTTGAGTAGTTGATCAATAACCTCATTTGATACTGTTATTTCTTCATTGCCACTACCTTGTAAAATACCCCCCAATGAACTTGTAACTGTATTTATAAGGTTAGCTATGGCTTCATTTTGTTGTTGTGGGTCTTTTTTACTATTCATAATTGCGTCATTGCCAATACCACAAATATATTTTTCTTTTGTGTAAGCATTGTTTATTAAAAATAAACTAAGCAATAATATAGTTAACATGAAAAATCCTTGGGATTTAGCTATAATTATATGTTTTTCATTCATACATACCTCCGCTTATTTTCAAGATATATTTATAAAACTAATAGCAAACTATTTGGATATATGCAAACGATAAATTCAATTAATAAAATTTTGTGATTTTGTTTTTTATGGCTCTCTCAATTTCCCTATCAACTTCTTTTCTTCTCATTGTTTCTCTTTTGTCAAATTTTTTCTTACCTCTAACAACAGCTGCTTCGATCTTTATTAAATTATTTTTGAGATATGCCTTTAGTGGGACAATTGTCAAACCCTTTTCTTTTGATAGCCCTATCAATTTATTTATTTCTTTTTTGTGCAACAATAGCTTACGTGTTCTTATGGGGTCATGATTTAATATGTTGCCATGCGTATAAGGAGAGATATGGCAATTTATTAAGTATACTTCACCACCTATGACCTTAATATAAGAATCCTTCAGGTTCATTCTGCCTTCTTTTGCTGATTTAACCTCTGTTCCTAAAAGAGATATACCAGTTTCTAAGGTAGATAAAATTTCATAGTCATGGTATGCTTTTTTATTGGTTGCTAATATTTTCATAGAAAAATATAACGGGGACGACGGGACTCGAACCCGCGGCCTCCGGCTCGACAGGCCGGCGTTCTAACCAACTGAACTACGCCCCCTTATTTTATCATATGGGCGGTGCAGGGATCGAACCTGCGACCCCCGGCTTGTAAGGCCGGTGCTCTCCCAGCTGAGCTAACCGCCCAAATACTATACCATCTGAGCCGTGCAGGAATCGAACCTGCGACCCGCTGATTAAGAGTCAGCTGCTCTACCTAGCTGAGCTAACGGCCCTCTTAAGTTACGTCCCCAGGGGGATTTGAACCCCCGTTGCCGGCTCGAAAGGCCGGTGTCCTAGGCCAGACTAGACGATGGGGACATCTGAGCCGTGCAGGAATCGAACCTGCGACCCGCTGCTTAAAAGGCAGCTGCTCTACCTACTGAGCTAACGGCCCACTATATTTAGTGTAAAAAACTCATATATCAAAAGCACTCACTATTGTCAAGTTAAAATTATAAAATTTCATTTATAACTAATGTATCCTTTCTATTTGCGCCAACCGATATTATCGCATAGTCAATATTCAACTCTTTCCTAATATAATCCAAGTAACCCTTTGTTTCTATAGGAAATTCATTATAGTTTCTAATTTTTGAAATATCCTTCTTCCAACCCTTAAATTCTTTATATATAGGTTCTACCTCCTTTAATACGTTAATATCAGAAGGAAATTCTTTTATTATCCTATCTTTATATTTATATGCTGTACATACATAAATATAATCTAGTGTGTTTAATACATCAAGTTTCGTTAAACATATATAATTAATACCATTAACCATAACTGCATATTTACAAGCTACCAAATCTAACCATCCACATCTCCTTGGTCTACCAGTTGTTGCGCCAAACTCCATGCCAGAATCCCTCAATTGTTCCCCAATCTTATCATTTAATTCAGTTGGGAAAGGACCACTTCCAACTCTTGTTGTATAGGCTTTAAATACACCTGCAACGCCATTTATTTTTGTTGGCGGCAAGCCACTCCCTGTTGATGCGCCACCTGTTGTTGAATTACTTGAGGTAACAAATGGATAGGTTCCATGGTCTACATCTAGTAAAGTTCCTTGTGCTCCCTCAAACATTATTTTTTTCTTCTCTTCCCACAGTTTATTTATTAAATAGCTTGTATTGCAAACATATTCTTTAATTTTTTTACCATATTCTAGATATTCATTATAGATATTATTTGCACTAAGTGGTGGCAAATCAAAAGATTTAGCAGCTATCTCATTAACTTCTCTAACGTTTTCTGATATCTTTTCATATAAAAGATCTTTATCTAGCATATCACCAACTCTAATTCCTATCCTAGCGATTTTATCAACATAGGTTGGGCCAATACCTCTGCCGGTTGTGCCAATCTTTTTAATTCCTTTCTTATTTTCACTCATTTTATCGAATATTTTGTGGTATGGCATTATAACATGTGCTCTATCGCTTATATATAGCCTATTGTCTGGATGGATATCTTTTTGTTTTAGACCATCTATTTCATCTAATAGTGCTTTTGGATCTACTACAACACCATTCCCTATAATATTAATTTTATCTTTGCGTAGTATACCTGAGGGTAGTAAATGTAGTATATACTTATTGTCATCAA
It encodes the following:
- a CDS encoding HDOD domain-containing protein codes for the protein MNIHFAGSDKELNKLRHKLHGGVEFTSYEDADCVFLEISSREDFKKLPNKFLKPTYFYITNEDPALLKYTNGYNVKGTIYSFFNKNLILQRINLKTDKNRTLNRRKPSISIDSIYKKAESIPSLPTIASELINLTRDINAQMKKIVDTIKMDQGLASATLRLVNSPFYGLRVEINSIDRAAVLLGFRNLAKLAVAISFRQFYTKNFSIYNTTGIRLWMHSFNVARIAESIASLNSALNIQSIYLAGLLHDIGKIVLVDFLYTSTKSIEDEAKQTGFNHAEVGSILLKKWNIAPQIVDAVTKHHHLTDNIFNLTIYYSNIIERKKKLDSSIIDEVSNKIGADNNLLKEKIQNIKSSVM
- a CDS encoding nucleoside hydrolase; protein product: MNYIIDTDGGIDDIFALAYAFDKKRNNIKAITTTIGNIEVEQAIFNVRFFLDLFNINFENIFIGASHSLTPFIVERAEKIHGLDGFANIVGRYNKSKIDSYYAKPSAPHYIIKCAKELKEELTIITLGPLTNIAISYVLDPYSMGSINKIVSMGGAIYSKGNYNGYAEFNVGYDPNAFYIILKSGIPLELVSLDITRKISLSSEDFCLGSKNIFYEAAKFYEKKTKGSLYLHDPLAVYLTFSNNKYTKKLDIDIELFDKNKRGLITQAISSMKNSSIIYHYDANFNEFREKLINSIKNYLS
- the smpB gene encoding SsrA-binding protein SmpB; protein product: MKILATNKKAYHDYEILSTLETGISLLGTEVKSAKEGRMNLKDSYIKVIGGEVYLINCHISPYTHGNILNHDPIRTRKLLLHKKEINKLIGLSKEKGLTIVPLKAYLKNNLIKIEAAVVRGKKKFDKRETMRRKEVDREIERAIKNKITKFY
- a CDS encoding adenylosuccinate synthase, whose amino-acid sequence is MQTLVVVGAQWGDEGKGKIIDFFGNQVDVIIRYQGGHNAGHTVVIDDNKYILHLLPSGILRKDKINIIGNGVVVDPKALLDEIDGLKQKDIHPDNRLYISDRAHVIMPYHKIFDKMSENKKGIKKIGTTGRGIGPTYVDKIARIGIRVGDMLDKDLLYEKISENVREVNEIAAKSFDLPPLSANNIYNEYLEYGKKIKEYVCNTSYLINKLWEEKKKIMFEGAQGTLLDVDHGTYPFVTSSNSTTGGASTGSGLPPTKINGVAGVFKAYTTRVGSGPFPTELNDKIGEQLRDSGMEFGATTGRPRRCGWLDLVACKYAVMVNGINYICLTKLDVLNTLDYIYVCTAYKYKDRIIKEFPSDINVLKEVEPIYKEFKGWKKDISKIRNYNEFPIETKGYLDYIRKELNIDYAIISVGANRKDTLVINEIL